Within the Fervidobacterium gondwanense DSM 13020 genome, the region TTTTGATTTCTATAATATTCGATTAAGGGCGATGTTTTCTCGATGTAGACTCTGAATCTACCTCTCACAACATCTTCCTTGTCATCGTCTCTCTGTATCAACTGTCCACCACAATCGTCGCAAATTCCTTCTACCTTTGATGGAAGTGTGATGAGGTTGTAGACTTTACCGCACTTTGAGCATACTCTCCTTGTCGATATCCTTTGTACAACGGTCTCTTCATCTACTTCGAAATATAGTGCTCCCGTCAACACTCTTCCCATTCTGGTAAGCATATTGTCGAGCGCTTGAGCTTGGTTGAGTGTCCTTGGATACCCGTCGAGTATGAAGCCATTTTCGCAGTCTGGCTGTTTTAGTCTTTCTTCCACAAGTGCGTTTGTGAGCTCATCTGGTACAAGGTTTCCTGAATTGACTATATCCTGAACCTTTTTACCCAACTCCGTACCCTTCGCAATTGCTTCTCTGAATATGTCTCCTGTTGAGATGTGTGGTATGCTGTACTTTTCTACTACCCTCTTCGCGTAGGTTCCCTTACCTGCGCCCGGAGGTCCTAAAAAAATCAGGTTCATGCATTTCACCTTCTCGTGCCGCAGATTACTTTAGGTTACTTTCTGCCAGCTATTTTACCCTTCTTAACGAAACCTTCGTAATTTCTCATTATCAAGTGCGCCTCTAACTGCTGTGCTATATCAAGTGCAACACCGACAGCGATAAGCGCACTCGTACCACCGAGCCAGATGTTAACTCTTGTTATGCCTTCAACCAAGTATGGGAGCAGAGAAATGCCAACCAAGAATATCGCGCCAAGGAACGTAACTCTGTTGAGCACGTACGTGATGTACTCTTCTGTTGGCTTACCTGCCCTGATTCCAGGGATAAATCCACCGTATCTCTTTATGTTTTCAGATATATCCTTTGGATCTATCACAACTACGCTGTAGAAGTATGTGAAGAAGAATATTAAGAGCGCGTATACGATTATCATGAGTGGGTTCTGCATTCCGAAAAGCTTAATTGCCCATTGCGCACCAGTAATCTGAGCGATAGCCTCCGGTATGCTGACGATTGCCCATGCGAATATTATAGGAATAACGCCAGAGTGGTTTACCTTTATCGGTAAGTGTGTGCTTGTGCCACCGTATATTCTTCTTCCAACCATTCTTGTTGCATACTCTATCTTTATTCTTCTTTCTGCTTGCTGCACGTAGATTATCGCTACGATCATGAATATTGCAACTGCAACTAAGAATATCCAACCGAAGATGTTAAGGTTTCCAAGAACTGCTGTTCTAAAGTATGCTGGGTATCTCGAAACAATACCTGCGAAAATCATTATACTGACACCGTTTCCGATACCTTTTTCCGTAATTCTATCACCTATCCAAAGGAGGAACATCGTACCTGCAACGAGTGATACGGTTGAGACAAACGAGAAGAGCCATGTATTGACAGCAATTATTCCTTGATAGCTCCTTGCCAAACCGAAAGAAACAACGAACGATTGCAGTGCTGCAAGCCCAAGTGTGAGATTCTTGGTATAGTGCTGGAATTTCTTTCTTCCCTGTTCTCCTTCTTTAAGTAGTTCTTTCAAAGAAGGAATTATTGAAGCAAGTAATTGCATGATAATCGATGCGTTGATGTATGGAGTAACACTCATTGAAAATACTGAGAATCTGCTGAACGCACCACCGGTGAAGACATCGTAGAAACTAAGAACGCCACCGGCCAAGCCGGTGCCTTGCTTGGAAAGCGCTTCCCCCCAAGCTTTTATGTTAACTCCCGGTACTGGTACATAAATACCAAGCCTGAAAACGAGTAACATTAAGAATGTAAAGATAACCCTATCCCTAACCTCTGGAATCTTCATTGCATTCCGCAGCGCTTTCCACATTATTAGATCACCTCTATTTTACCGCCGACTTTTTCGATCTTCTCCTTAGCTTTTTCACTGAACTTGTGAGCCTTTACTGTGAGAGGTTTTGTAATTTCTCCTCTCGCAAGAATCTTTACACCATCGTATACTTTGTTGATTATACCTTTTTCAAGGAGAGCTTCTGGCGTTACTACGTCGTTGTTATCGAATTTTGCTTCAAGGGTTTCAAGATTTACCACAGCATAAACTTTCTTCGCAAAGTTATTGAAGCCGAACTTTGGAAGCCTTCTGTGAAGTGGTGTCTGACCACCTTCCATCCATGGCCTTACCTTGCCAGTTCCTCTTGATTTTTGACCTTTGTGACCCTTTCCTGCTGTCTTACCCTTTCCTGAACCTTGACCTCTACCGAGTCTTTTGTACTTTTTGTTTGAACCAGGGGTTGGTTTAAGACCATCTATAGTAAGCATTTCATTTCCCCTCCTTATTCTTCAACTTCTTCTACTTTGAGAAGATGCTTTACTTTTTCTACCATTCCTCTTATCTGCGGACTGTCATCTTTAACTACTGTCTGGTGCATCTTTCTTAAACCGAGTCTTCTGACCGTGTCTTTCTGATCGTATTTGTATCCTATTGGACTTCTCACAAGTGTTATCTTAAGCTTCTTCATACATTAGCCCTCCTTCTTAACACCGCGTACTACTTGAGCAGGTGTTATGTCCCTTAGAGCAGCAACTTTCTCAATTGAGAAGAGGTTCTTTATTCCATCAACTGTTGCTTGAGCAATGACAACTGGATTTGTTGAACCCATTGCTTTTGTAAGAACGTTCTGAACACCAGCCAATTCGAGAATTGCACGGACTGTTCCGTTTGCAATGATACCAGTACCTGGCGCTGCAGGTTTCATGAGAATCTTTGCTGCGTCTTGTCTTCCAACAACTTCGTGAGGAATTGTACCCTTCACAACTGGAACTTCTATTATGTTCCTTTTCGCACTGACAAGAGCTTTTCTAATTGCATCGGGTACTTCCCTTGCCTTTCCAACACCGACGCCAACTTTTCCTTCTCTATTTCCAACGACTGCTAAAACTCTGAAAGAAAGGTTCTTTCCACCCTTAGTTACTTTTGTCGTCCTTCTTATTTCTATAATTCTTTCTTCGAATGTCTCGGCTGATTGTTTTATCTTTTCAACAATTTCTGACACTGTGAGCACCTCCTAACATTACCAAATTAGAATTTCAATCCGGCTTCTCTTGCTGCATCAGCAAGAGCCTTGATTCTACCGTGGTACTTGAATCCTCCTCTATCGAAAACAACTTCCTTTACTCCTTTTGCGATAGCCCTTTCAGCAATGAGTTTCCCAACCTCTTTGGCTGCTGCCACATTCCACGTTTTCTGGAGTTTTTCCCTGAGTTCCTTCTCAACTGTGGAAGCAGCGACTATCGTTCTGCCAGCAACATCATCTATAATCTGAGCATAGATGTGCTTTTCGCTTCTGTAAACAGACAATCTTGGTCTTTCAGGAGTTCCTGATATTCTCTTTCTTATTCTTCTGTGCCTAACAAGCCTTAATTGTTTGCGGTCTTCTCTCTTTATCACGTCTTATACCCCCTTATGCTTTCTTTCCTTCTTTGAGGTTGATGACTTCGTCTACGTACTTGATTCCTTTACCGCTGTATGGGTTCGGTTCTCTCCATTTTCTTACATCTGCGGCGTACTGTCCAACTCTCTGCTTATCGATTCCGCTGACAATTATTTTGTTTGGTGCGGGAACTTCGACTTTTATATCATCTGGTATATCCATTTCAACTGGGTGTGCGTAACCGAGGCTCATCACGAGCTTGTTGCCTTGAAGTTGCGCCCTGTAACCGACACCAACGATTTCAAGTTCCTTCTTGAATCCTTCTGTTACGCCGATAACCATATTTCTAACAAGTCTCCAGTACGTTCCGACCATTGCTTTGAACTTTCTTTCGTCGGATTTTCTCTTTGCAACCTCGAGATTTGGTTCAAACCAAACTTCGTTACCTTCAACTTTGATGTTAACAAATGGATGATTTGCGAGTTTCAACTCGCCTTTTGGACCTTTTACCTTTATTTCAGAGTCGGTGATTGTTAACTGAACATTTGCAGGTAGTATAACTGGCTTCTTAGCTATACGAGACATGGACTACACCTCCTTACCAGATGTAGGCAATTACTTCTCCACCGACTCCATGTTCTGCAGCTTCTTTGTCGGTGAGCACGCCTTTTGATGTGGATATAATCGCTATTCCAAGTCCATTCTTAACTCTTGGAAGATTATTTGAACCAACGTATATTCTTCTTCCAGGCTTTGAAACGCGGACTATACCATGAATAACTCTTTCCCTGTTCTTTCTTGAGCCTTTGTACTTGAGCTGTAGTCTGAGAATTCCCTGTTTGCCATCTTCGATATATGTATATCCCTTAATGAATCCTTCTCTTACAAGAATATCAGCAATTGCTTTCTTCAAATTAGACGCAGGGACATCTATCTGATCTTTGAAAACAAGATTCGCATTCCTTATTCTTGTAAGCATGTCAGCTATTGGATCGCTCCACACGGTTAACACCTCCACT harbors:
- a CDS encoding adenylate kinase — its product is MNLIFLGPPGAGKGTYAKRVVEKYSIPHISTGDIFREAIAKGTELGKKVQDIVNSGNLVPDELTNALVEERLKQPDCENGFILDGYPRTLNQAQALDNMLTRMGRVLTGALYFEVDEETVVQRISTRRVCSKCGKVYNLITLPSKVEGICDDCGGQLIQRDDDKEDVVRGRFRVYIEKTSPLIEYYRNQNKLFTLDGRKSVEEVMKMLFNILGGLE
- the secY gene encoding preprotein translocase subunit SecY, giving the protein MWKALRNAMKIPEVRDRVIFTFLMLLVFRLGIYVPVPGVNIKAWGEALSKQGTGLAGGVLSFYDVFTGGAFSRFSVFSMSVTPYINASIIMQLLASIIPSLKELLKEGEQGRKKFQHYTKNLTLGLAALQSFVVSFGLARSYQGIIAVNTWLFSFVSTVSLVAGTMFLLWIGDRITEKGIGNGVSIMIFAGIVSRYPAYFRTAVLGNLNIFGWIFLVAVAIFMIVAIIYVQQAERRIKIEYATRMVGRRIYGGTSTHLPIKVNHSGVIPIIFAWAIVSIPEAIAQITGAQWAIKLFGMQNPLMIIVYALLIFFFTYFYSVVVIDPKDISENIKRYGGFIPGIRAGKPTEEYITYVLNRVTFLGAIFLVGISLLPYLVEGITRVNIWLGGTSALIAVGVALDIAQQLEAHLIMRNYEGFVKKGKIAGRK
- the rplO gene encoding 50S ribosomal protein L15 → MLTIDGLKPTPGSNKKYKRLGRGQGSGKGKTAGKGHKGQKSRGTGKVRPWMEGGQTPLHRRLPKFGFNNFAKKVYAVVNLETLEAKFDNNDVVTPEALLEKGIINKVYDGVKILARGEITKPLTVKAHKFSEKAKEKIEKVGGKIEVI
- the rpmD gene encoding 50S ribosomal protein L30 — translated: MKKLKITLVRSPIGYKYDQKDTVRRLGLRKMHQTVVKDDSPQIRGMVEKVKHLLKVEEVEE
- the rpsE gene encoding 30S ribosomal protein S5; the encoded protein is MSEIVEKIKQSAETFEERIIEIRRTTKVTKGGKNLSFRVLAVVGNREGKVGVGVGKAREVPDAIRKALVSAKRNIIEVPVVKGTIPHEVVGRQDAAKILMKPAAPGTGIIANGTVRAILELAGVQNVLTKAMGSTNPVVIAQATVDGIKNLFSIEKVAALRDITPAQVVRGVKKEG
- the rplR gene encoding 50S ribosomal protein L18 produces the protein MIKREDRKQLRLVRHRRIRKRISGTPERPRLSVYRSEKHIYAQIIDDVAGRTIVAASTVEKELREKLQKTWNVAAAKEVGKLIAERAIAKGVKEVVFDRGGFKYHGRIKALADAAREAGLKF
- the rplF gene encoding 50S ribosomal protein L6, which translates into the protein MSRIAKKPVILPANVQLTITDSEIKVKGPKGELKLANHPFVNIKVEGNEVWFEPNLEVAKRKSDERKFKAMVGTYWRLVRNMVIGVTEGFKKELEIVGVGYRAQLQGNKLVMSLGYAHPVEMDIPDDIKVEVPAPNKIIVSGIDKQRVGQYAADVRKWREPNPYSGKGIKYVDEVINLKEGKKA
- the rpsH gene encoding 30S ribosomal protein S8, producing MWSDPIADMLTRIRNANLVFKDQIDVPASNLKKAIADILVREGFIKGYTYIEDGKQGILRLQLKYKGSRKNRERVIHGIVRVSKPGRRIYVGSNNLPRVKNGLGIAIISTSKGVLTDKEAAEHGVGGEVIAYIW